In Streptomyces pluripotens, the genomic window TCATCCAGACCACCCGGGCGTGGTCCAAGCCCAGCGACTGCGCCGCCAGTTCCCGGTTGTCCCGGACAGCGCCGGCCGCGTCGCCGACGGCTCCGCCGAGGTTGAGCTCCTCATACGGAGCGGCGCTCACCCCACCCCACCGGTCGGTGAAGGCGAAGTGCGCGCCGCTCACGCTCTCGCGCTGTCCTATCACTTCAGGAAGTCCGGCACGTCCAGTTCCTCAGCCGCGCTGTCCGCGTAGGTGCGCGGGGCCGGTGTGACCGGCGAGGCGACCGGGATGTCGGCCACCGGCTCGGGCGCCGGCTCCGGCTCCTCCTTGGGCTTCACGCTGCCGAGCGAGCCGAAGGACGGACGGCTGGGCTCGGCCTGCCGCGCCGGAACCGATTCCTCACGGCGGGCAGGCGTCGGAGCCGAGGCCGAGGCGGAGCCGAGGACGTTGTCGCGGCGGGCGGGGGGCTGGCCCCCGTCGAACCCGGCCGCGATCACGGTGACCCGGACCTCGTCGCCGAGGGCGTCGTCGATGACCGCGCCGAAGATGATGTTGGCCTCGGGGTGAGCCGCCTCACTGACCAGCTGTGCAGCCTCGTTGATCTCGAACAGGCCGAGGTCGGAGCCGCCGGAGATGGAGAGCAGCACACCACGGGCTCCGTCGATGGACGCCTCCAGCAGCGGCGAGGAGATCGCCATCTCGGCTGCGGCCACGGCGCGGTCGTCACCGCGGGCCGAGCCGATGCCCATCAGGGCCGAACCAGCCTCGGACATGACCGACTTCACATCGGCGAAGTCCAGGTTGATCAGGCCGGGCGTGGTGATGAGGTCGGTGATGCCCTGGACGCCGGAGAGCAGGACCTGGTCGGCCGACTTGAAGGCGTCCAGGACCGAGACCTGACGGTCCGAGATCGACAGCAGTCGGTCGTTGGGGATGACGATGAGGGTGTCGACCTCTTCGCGCAGTTCGGCAATGCCGTCCTCCGCCTGGTTCGCGCGGCGCCGCCCCTCGAAGGTGAACGGACGCGTGACCACGCCGATCGTCAGGGCGCCCAGGGAACGTGCGATGTTGGCCACGACGGGCGCGCCGCCGGTGCCGGTGCCGCCGCCCTCACCGGCCGTCACGAAGACCATGTCGGCCCCCTTGAGGACCTCCTCGATCTCCTCACGGTGGTCCTCGGCGGCCTTGCGGCCGACGGCCGGGTTGGCTCCGGCGCCGAGTCCGCGGGTGAGTTCGCGGCCGACGTCGAGCTTGACGTCGGCGTCGCTCATCAACAGCGCCTGTGCGTCGGTGTTGATGGCAATGAACTCGACGCCCTTGAGACCGACCTCGATCATCCGGTTGATGGCATTGACACCACCGCCGCCGACACCGATGACCTTGATGACTGCGAGGTAGTTCTGCGGTGCTGCCACGTCGAAGGCCTCTCGCCTCGAATTACGTTGTCGCCGCCGCGCGGTGCCCCGCGCGAGTACGACAGTTGCCGAATGGGACGGTCCGTAGCGCCGACCCGAACCCTAACCTTGAAGTTTAGGGTTACCAGTGTGTCTGTTCCCTGGAGTCTTCTGAACAGGACACTAAGTCGACAAGTGGCGCCCGTTCAACGAACACGCCGAACCTCCCGTTTTTCTTTTCACCCTATGTGATCAGCCGTAGCAGTGCCCAACCAGGGTGCTGGCCTGCACGGATGTGCGTCAACTCCCTGATGACGCAGGGGCGATGGGAGCGCTGACGTCGAAGTGCCGTGCGCCGGGAGCTGCTTTCATGAGCGCGGTGAGGGCCCGTGCCTTGGTGCGGCCGTCCTCGCCGCTCCCCCACAGAACGGTCCGGGCCCCGACCAACTCCAGTGAGATGTCGTCATAGGAGCGGACCTGCACGGTCCGGGTGTCCCGCGAGACGGCGGCCGGCAGATCCCCCGTGACCTGGACCGCCTCGCGCACCAGCCGGTCGACACCGAAGCGACGAAGGCTGGCGGCACCCGAACCCCTGCGGGAGACGGACAGCTTCAGCAGGGGAACGTCCTCCGGTGCCTGCGGAACCGTGGCGAAACGCACACCTTCGTCGTCGACTTCGACGAACTGGCCGCTCTTTTGGACGAGCAGGACCGGAATACGCTCAGTCACTTTCAAGCCGATCCCGTGGGGCCAGGAGCGGACCACGTCAACGGTGCTGATTCTGGGCAATTTCCGGCGGAGCCGGGCTTCGATGCCCTCCGTGTCGATGGAGATCATCGGAGCCCCGACGGGCACGGCTGCAGCCTTGCGCACCTCCGCAGGGGTCAGCACGCGCGTACCCGACACCGAGACGTGGCCGACGCGCAACCAGTCCGAGCCGTACAACACCCACGTGCCACCGACCCCGAGGAGCACGGTGACCACCGCCAGAATGACGATCACACGAAGGCGTCGGCGGGCGGACCGCGGACCGGACGACTCCTGCTGGCGTTCACCGCGTTCGGCGGTCGTCGGTCCGGCCACGCTCACTACCCTTTCGTCATACGGTCCTAACGGCGGGAGGCAATCGCCTCGTGCACCATGCCGACGAGCAGCTCGTCGGCGTCCCGGCGACCGAACTCACTTGCCGCGCGGGACATCTCGTACAGTCGGTGCGGGTCGGCGAGCACGGGCAGGACGCTCTGCTGCACCCATTCGGGTGTGAGCTCCGCATCGTCGACGAGGAGTCCGCCGCCCGCCTTGACCACCGGCTGGGCGTTCAGCCGCTGTTCGCCGTTGCCGATGGGCAGCGGAACGTAGGCGGCCGGAAGTCCGACGGCGGAGAGTTCGGCGACGGTCATCGCGCCGGCACGGCACAGCATCATGTCGGCCGCGGCGTACGCGAGGTCCATCCGGTCCAGGTAACTTACCGGGATGTAGGGCGGCATCCCCGGCATCTGCTGCACGTGCGGCAGTTCGTTCTTCGGACCGACCGCGTGCAGGATCTGGATACCGGACTGCTGCAGCCGCGGAGCGACCTGCTGGACCACCTCGTTCAGCCGGCGGGCACCCTGCGAGCCACCCGAGACGAGCAGCGTGGGCAGGTTCGGGTCGAGGCCGAAGCGGGCCCGCGCCTCCGGGCGGGCGGCGGCACGATCAAGGGTGGCGATGGAACGCCGCAGCGGGATGCCGATGTAGCGCGCGTTGCGGAGCTTGCTGTCCGGCGTGGAGACGGCGACCTGGGCGGCGTACCGCGAACCGATCTTGTTGGCCAGGCCGGGGCGGGCATTGGCCTCGTGGATCACGATGGGCACACCAAGGCGCTTGGCGGCCAGGTAGGCGGGCAGGGCGACATAGCCCCCGAAGCCGACCACGGCATCCGCCTTGGTGCGCTCCAGGATCTGCTCGGCCGCCTTGATCGTGCCGCGCAGCCGGCCCGGGACGGTGATCAGCTCGGGAGTGGGTTTGCGCGGCAGCGGCACCGCCGGGATCAACGCCAGCTCATAGCCACGCTCGGGGACGAGCCTGGTCTCCAGGCCGCGCTCCGTGCCCAGGGCCGTGATCCCAACAGTCGGGTCCTGCCTGCGCAGGGCGTCCGCGAGGGCGAGCGCGGGCTCGATGTGGCCGGCGGTCCCCCCACCGGCGAGTACGACATGCACCGAAATTCACCGCTCTCCGGACGACCGCGCCACCGGGGCACGTCGTCGCATCGTGTTCCATCTCCGTGATCCCCGTCCGGACACCCGGCCGGTCGCGGAGGCTCCCGCCCGCTTTCTACCAAAGCGGGGTTGCCGCATCGCAAGCGCCGCCCGCGCAGCGGGTTCGTCGCGTGCGAAGGCGATCAGCAGCCCGATCGCGAACATGGTCGGCAGCAGGGCGGAACCCCCGTAGGAGAACAGCGGAAGGGGGACACCGGCGATCGGCAGCAGGCCGAGCACCGCACCAATGTTGATCACCGCCTGGGCGATGATCCAGGTCGTCACGCCTCCCGCGGCATACCTCACGAACGGGTCCTCCGTGCGTCCGGCCACGCGGATACCCGCATAGCCTAGAGCGGCGAACAGAGCCAGCACCGACAGCGTCCCCGCGAGGCCCAGTTCCTCACCGGTGACGGCGAAAATGAAATCGGTGTGGGCTTCGGGTAGTTGGCCCCATTTTTCCACACTCGCGCCGAGTCCGGATCCGAAGAGTCCACCGGAGGCGAGGGCATAGATTCCGTGCACGGCCTGCCAACAGTCGGCGACTCCCGACCTGGGCTCGGTGGCGCCGATGCAGGCGAGCCGGGCCATCCTGTTGGGGCTAGTCTTGATGAGGATCACACCGATCACCGCGGCGATCGACAGCACACCGGCGAACAGCCGGGTCGGCGCGCCTGCGAGCCACAGCAGACCGAACAGGATCGCCGTGAGAATGATCGCGGTGCCCATGTCGCCGCCGAGCATGATCAGCCCCAGCAGCAGGAAGGCCGCCGGCACCAGCGGCACCAACATGTGCTTCCACTGGGTGAGCAGCTTCTTCTCCTGCTTGCGGGCGA contains:
- the ftsZ gene encoding cell division protein FtsZ, yielding MAAPQNYLAVIKVIGVGGGGVNAINRMIEVGLKGVEFIAINTDAQALLMSDADVKLDVGRELTRGLGAGANPAVGRKAAEDHREEIEEVLKGADMVFVTAGEGGGTGTGGAPVVANIARSLGALTIGVVTRPFTFEGRRRANQAEDGIAELREEVDTLIVIPNDRLLSISDRQVSVLDAFKSADQVLLSGVQGITDLITTPGLINLDFADVKSVMSEAGSALMGIGSARGDDRAVAAAEMAISSPLLEASIDGARGVLLSISGGSDLGLFEINEAAQLVSEAAHPEANIIFGAVIDDALGDEVRVTVIAAGFDGGQPPARRDNVLGSASASAPTPARREESVPARQAEPSRPSFGSLGSVKPKEEPEPAPEPVADIPVASPVTPAPRTYADSAAEELDVPDFLK
- a CDS encoding cell division protein FtsQ/DivIB, whose protein sequence is MAGPTTAERGERQQESSGPRSARRRLRVIVILAVVTVLLGVGGTWVLYGSDWLRVGHVSVSGTRVLTPAEVRKAAAVPVGAPMISIDTEGIEARLRRKLPRISTVDVVRSWPHGIGLKVTERIPVLLVQKSGQFVEVDDEGVRFATVPQAPEDVPLLKLSVSRRGSGAASLRRFGVDRLVREAVQVTGDLPAAVSRDTRTVQVRSYDDISLELVGARTVLWGSGEDGRTKARALTALMKAAPGARHFDVSAPIAPASSGS
- the murG gene encoding undecaprenyldiphospho-muramoylpentapeptide beta-N-acetylglucosaminyltransferase, coding for MHVVLAGGGTAGHIEPALALADALRRQDPTVGITALGTERGLETRLVPERGYELALIPAVPLPRKPTPELITVPGRLRGTIKAAEQILERTKADAVVGFGGYVALPAYLAAKRLGVPIVIHEANARPGLANKIGSRYAAQVAVSTPDSKLRNARYIGIPLRRSIATLDRAAARPEARARFGLDPNLPTLLVSGGSQGARRLNEVVQQVAPRLQQSGIQILHAVGPKNELPHVQQMPGMPPYIPVSYLDRMDLAYAAADMMLCRAGAMTVAELSAVGLPAAYVPLPIGNGEQRLNAQPVVKAGGGLLVDDAELTPEWVQQSVLPVLADPHRLYEMSRAASEFGRRDADELLVGMVHEAIASRR
- the ftsW gene encoding putative lipid II flippase FtsW, whose translation is MPSSRTGRPPAPRAPRRPAAARPVRENPLRRLHARAWKAWDRPLTAYYLIAGGSLLLIVLGLVMVYSASQITALQLSLPGSYFFRKQFLAALIGGVLLFAASRMPVKLHRALAYPILAGAVFLMILVQVPGIGVTVNGNQNWIPIGGSFQVQPSEFGKLALVLWGADLIARKQEKKLLTQWKHMLVPLVPAAFLLLGLIMLGGDMGTAIILTAILFGLLWLAGAPTRLFAGVLSIAAVIGVILIKTSPNRMARLACIGATEPRSGVADCWQAVHGIYALASGGLFGSGLGASVEKWGQLPEAHTDFIFAVTGEELGLAGTLSVLALFAALGYAGIRVAGRTEDPFVRYAAGGVTTWIIAQAVINIGAVLGLLPIAGVPLPLFSYGGSALLPTMFAIGLLIAFARDEPAARAALAMRQPRFGRKRAGASATGRVSGRGSRRWNTMRRRAPVARSSGER